The following proteins are co-located in the Chryseobacterium daecheongense genome:
- a CDS encoding pyridoxal phosphate-dependent aminotransferase — translation MTYNFDEIISRRGTNSIKWDSVADDNVLPMWVADMDFKTPPEIINALSRKAEQGMFGYSFTPQALYDAIISWWETSHEVSLKKEWLLPVPGMIPVISAIVRTYLQPGDHIIVQSPVYNHFFILIENCGCHAVENHLMYENGNYQIDFEDLEMKASDPQNKMLLLCSPHNPVGRVWTRQELEKIASICSRHNVMVISDEIHADIVYKENKHVPFLSVAEDYDLLSVTCGSPCKTFNLSSLPVSYVITKDQEFKKQISKILSVQETYGINPFAAEALIAAYTHGRDWMEELKEYLYNNYLFLKDFCKDHLPNITIGPLQATYLVWLDCRILGKGSEELSKLLFKEEKLWLNPGTMYGSSGEGFLRMNIACPREVLEEGLKRFEKYINKKRD, via the coding sequence ATGACTTATAATTTCGACGAAATAATCTCCAGACGAGGCACCAATTCCATCAAATGGGATTCTGTGGCAGATGATAATGTGCTCCCTATGTGGGTGGCTGATATGGACTTTAAAACACCTCCTGAAATCATAAATGCTCTTTCACGGAAAGCTGAACAGGGAATGTTTGGATATAGCTTTACTCCCCAGGCACTGTATGATGCAATTATCAGTTGGTGGGAAACAAGTCATGAGGTCAGTTTAAAAAAAGAATGGCTGCTTCCTGTTCCGGGAATGATTCCGGTAATTTCTGCTATTGTAAGAACATACCTTCAGCCGGGAGATCATATTATAGTACAATCACCGGTATACAACCATTTTTTTATATTGATTGAAAATTGCGGATGCCATGCGGTTGAAAATCATCTGATGTACGAAAACGGAAACTATCAGATTGATTTTGAAGACCTCGAAATGAAGGCTTCAGACCCTCAGAATAAAATGCTGCTGCTTTGTAGTCCCCACAACCCTGTAGGAAGAGTATGGACAAGACAGGAACTGGAAAAAATAGCTTCAATATGTTCGAGACATAATGTGATGGTTATCTCTGATGAAATTCACGCCGATATCGTGTATAAAGAAAACAAGCATGTGCCATTTCTTTCTGTAGCGGAAGATTATGATCTACTTTCTGTAACCTGCGGTTCTCCCTGTAAAACATTTAATTTGTCCAGCCTGCCTGTGTCATATGTTATTACTAAAGATCAGGAGTTTAAAAAACAAATTTCAAAAATATTATCCGTACAGGAGACTTATGGTATCAATCCATTTGCGGCTGAAGCTTTAATTGCTGCCTATACACATGGAAGGGACTGGATGGAGGAATTAAAAGAATATTTGTATAATAATTATCTGTTTTTAAAAGATTTCTGCAAAGATCATTTACCCAATATAACCATTGGCCCATTACAGGCGACCTACCTTGTATGGCTGGATTGCCGGATTTTGGGTAAAGGATCTGAAGAGCTTTCAAAACTCCTGTTTAAGGAAGAAAAATTGTGGCTGAATCCGGGAACAATGTATGGCAGTTCCGGGGAAGGTTTTTTGCGAATGAACATTGCCTGTCCCAGAGAAGTTTTGGAAGAAGGTTTAAAACGGTTTGAAAAATATATCAATAAGAAACGGGATTAA
- a CDS encoding redox-active disulfide protein 2, translating into MKNKPITEYTNEELINQEKNSKAITILLMIAISLLFFSNLFLTFKHKFSALAVIPIALVPILIVNINKWKQLKKEKADRNL; encoded by the coding sequence ATGAAAAATAAACCAATAACAGAATACACCAATGAGGAACTCATTAATCAGGAAAAAAATTCAAAAGCAATAACCATTTTGCTTATGATTGCTATTTCACTTTTATTCTTTAGTAATCTTTTTCTAACATTCAAACACAAATTCAGTGCTTTGGCCGTGATTCCTATCGCTCTGGTTCCTATTTTAATTGTAAATATTAATAAATGGAAGCAACTTAAAAAAGAAAAGGCCGATAGAAATCTATAA
- a CDS encoding MerC domain-containing protein yields MKSKILDAVGISAAVLCLIHCIVFPLLMIVPLGISHNPYIDLAFLLIGAIVVYRVTKKISKTWLKWWFWISILLISVSVLVDLIFEIHIPLIYIGAAGLIAGHIFNFNNHQH; encoded by the coding sequence ATGAAATCAAAAATTTTAGATGCAGTAGGTATTTCCGCAGCGGTTTTATGCCTGATTCATTGTATTGTCTTTCCCTTACTGATGATCGTTCCCCTTGGAATATCCCACAATCCCTATATCGATCTGGCGTTTCTGCTCATCGGAGCCATCGTAGTTTATAGAGTCACGAAGAAAATCTCAAAAACATGGCTGAAATGGTGGTTTTGGATCTCCATTCTTTTAATCTCCGTGTCTGTATTGGTAGACCTGATTTTTGAAATCCATATTCCTTTAATATATATTGGAGCTGCAGGTTTAATCGCAGGCCATATTTTCAATTTTAATAATCATCAACATTAA
- a CDS encoding phosphatidylglycerol lysyltransferase domain-containing protein → MKNIKFSKIFRLVRWKEVLAVIILLLAFVFFRSERHELATIGPQLQNSKLSWVLTGILLTLIYVLLQGLMYVTSFRATQLNVGISDATVLFLKRNFLSVFLPAGGVSSLAYLPRNIRTKGYKSSKIHQASAIYGFVGLLTVMIVGIPLIAYAVLINKSFNDSWVGIIVLATILLGSYSAFVSFRKKNSLYRFLDRKFPKFIASIDEIFNNEIDRKYFWITILVSVLIEFCGVFHLLIAMYAFGVPASFSAAAISYVVSILLMIVSPFLRGLGAVEFSLTYILTNFGYSHTDGLGITLLYRFFEFWIPLVLGIFAYLWSGRKLLARILPVVMIFLLGIINILSVITPALTDRLHILKGYLPWELIHISKMITLISGVLLLVTSANLFRGYKRAWYFAVALTIVSIIFNLSKALDYEEALFSAFTLGLLWYSRKEYIFTTKIVSLQRGFSWFLGIFTIILIFNYFSFYFISKSHFGIDFTKKEALYYTLYTFLLFKDSGLTPLTGFARDFQNLNYILGVISWLVLILSFYKTHSWVVKDEKENAINAKQLIEEFGTSSLDYFKLAKEKEFYFSEEINGVVSFRTANGFAVVLEEPVCAEHHKTDLIREFDLFCKKNNLKTCYYRVSESGIIYFNPLKKQKLFIGQDAILDAEGFTLTGKDKKTIRNGINAVEKSGYTTEIRYAPQDDKTIDQIQSVSDEWLREFDKKEIVFAEGMFDRDTVRNQDLITISDNNGRCVAFLNIIPHCAPDECSYDMIRKTEDAPNGSTDVLIVKLVEYAKSKNLKYINMGMTPMAGIQQTHNTAEDIMKFAYQRVGSFKHYQTLRNFKEKYASLWEDQYLVYNSDFELLQIPTALNKVMKPQKNEE, encoded by the coding sequence ATGAAAAACATAAAATTTTCAAAAATCTTCAGGCTGGTTCGTTGGAAAGAAGTTCTGGCAGTTATTATTTTATTACTGGCCTTCGTATTTTTCCGCAGTGAAAGACACGAACTCGCAACCATAGGCCCTCAATTGCAAAACTCAAAATTAAGCTGGGTTCTGACAGGTATACTTTTAACACTGATTTATGTCCTGCTCCAAGGTTTAATGTATGTAACGAGCTTTCGTGCAACCCAACTGAATGTAGGGATATCTGATGCCACCGTTTTATTTTTAAAACGAAACTTTCTTAGTGTATTTCTTCCTGCCGGAGGTGTAAGCTCGCTGGCATACCTTCCCAGGAATATCAGAACAAAAGGATATAAATCCTCCAAGATCCATCAGGCAAGTGCAATTTATGGATTTGTAGGATTACTAACGGTAATGATCGTAGGAATCCCGTTAATTGCTTACGCAGTCCTGATCAATAAAAGCTTCAATGACAGCTGGGTGGGGATTATTGTCTTGGCGACTATTCTTTTAGGCAGTTATTCAGCATTCGTTTCGTTCCGTAAGAAAAATTCCCTCTACCGGTTTCTGGATCGGAAATTTCCTAAATTCATTGCTTCCATAGATGAGATATTCAATAATGAAATCGACAGAAAGTATTTCTGGATCACTATTTTAGTTTCAGTACTTATTGAATTCTGTGGTGTTTTCCATCTCCTGATTGCCATGTATGCTTTCGGAGTTCCGGCATCATTTTCTGCTGCAGCGATATCGTATGTTGTTTCGATTTTACTGATGATCGTCTCCCCTTTCCTCCGTGGCTTGGGAGCCGTGGAGTTTTCGCTTACCTATATTCTTACGAACTTCGGATACAGCCACACTGACGGTTTAGGCATTACTCTGCTCTACCGTTTTTTTGAATTCTGGATTCCATTGGTTCTTGGGATTTTTGCTTACCTATGGAGCGGACGGAAACTATTGGCCCGTATTTTACCTGTAGTTATGATTTTTTTATTGGGCATCATCAATATCCTTTCGGTAATTACTCCCGCCCTCACGGATCGTTTACACATCCTGAAAGGGTATCTGCCCTGGGAGCTGATCCATATTTCCAAAATGATCACACTCATTTCCGGAGTCTTGCTGCTGGTAACCTCCGCTAATCTTTTCCGGGGATATAAAAGAGCCTGGTATTTTGCAGTAGCACTCACCATAGTATCCATTATTTTTAATTTGTCTAAAGCACTTGATTATGAGGAGGCCTTATTTTCTGCATTTACTTTGGGACTTCTTTGGTACAGCAGAAAGGAGTATATCTTTACCACTAAAATCGTTTCTTTACAAAGAGGTTTCAGCTGGTTTTTAGGAATATTCACCATTATCCTTATTTTCAACTATTTCAGCTTTTACTTTATCAGTAAATCCCATTTCGGCATTGATTTTACAAAGAAAGAAGCCCTTTATTATACATTGTACACATTCCTGCTGTTCAAAGATTCGGGACTTACCCCTCTTACCGGATTTGCACGGGATTTCCAGAACCTTAACTATATTCTTGGGGTAATTTCCTGGTTGGTGCTCATTCTTTCGTTTTACAAAACTCATTCCTGGGTCGTGAAAGATGAGAAAGAAAATGCTATTAACGCTAAACAGCTGATAGAAGAATTCGGAACATCTTCATTAGATTATTTTAAGTTGGCCAAAGAAAAGGAGTTTTATTTTTCTGAAGAAATTAATGGGGTTGTGTCTTTTCGTACGGCGAATGGATTTGCAGTTGTTCTCGAAGAACCCGTATGCGCTGAACATCACAAAACAGATCTGATCAGGGAATTCGATCTGTTCTGTAAGAAAAACAATTTAAAAACCTGCTATTACAGAGTGAGTGAAAGTGGTATTATTTATTTTAATCCCTTAAAAAAACAAAAATTGTTTATCGGTCAGGATGCCATCCTGGATGCAGAAGGTTTTACGCTTACAGGAAAAGATAAAAAGACGATCAGGAACGGCATCAATGCGGTTGAAAAGTCCGGTTATACCACGGAAATACGATATGCACCTCAGGATGATAAAACCATAGACCAGATCCAAAGTGTTTCTGATGAATGGCTCAGGGAATTTGATAAAAAGGAAATTGTTTTTGCAGAGGGAATGTTTGATCGCGATACGGTAAGAAACCAGGATCTTATTACCATTTCTGATAATAACGGACGATGCGTTGCATTTCTGAATATAATTCCTCATTGTGCTCCTGACGAGTGCAGCTATGATATGATCAGAAAAACTGAAGATGCTCCCAACGGCAGTACTGATGTACTGATCGTAAAACTTGTAGAATATGCCAAAAGCAAAAACCTGAAATACATAAACATGGGAATGACCCCAATGGCAGGGATACAACAGACCCATAATACGGCTGAGGATATCATGAAGTTTGCATATCAGAGGGTCGGTAGCTTTAAACATTATCAAACACTGCGAAACTTTAAAGAGAAATATGCCAGTCTCTGGGAAGATCAGTATCTTGTTTATAACAGTGATTTTGAACTGCTCCAGATACCAACGGCATTAAATAAAGTGATGAAACCACAGAAAAATGAAGAATAG
- a CDS encoding transcriptional repressor, with translation MKQVRNTQAKTEILNIINSSDSALSHTAIQEKIGDLCNRVTTYRVLDRLEEEGKIHKIVNVDGVVNYAKCHHCTENDHSHNHIHFNCEKCLSVTCIENVVPEITLPKHFVAKSYNFVVSGICPKCYQN, from the coding sequence ATGAAACAAGTCAGAAACACCCAGGCCAAAACAGAAATATTAAACATCATTAATAGCTCTGACAGCGCATTATCTCACACCGCTATCCAGGAAAAAATCGGGGATCTGTGCAACCGTGTTACCACTTACCGCGTGCTCGACCGTCTTGAAGAGGAAGGAAAAATCCATAAGATCGTTAATGTGGATGGTGTTGTGAATTACGCAAAATGCCATCATTGCACAGAAAATGATCACTCTCATAATCATATTCACTTTAATTGTGAAAAATGCTTGTCTGTAACATGCATAGAAAATGTGGTTCCTGAAATAACACTCCCTAAACACTTTGTTGCCAAAAGCTACAATTTTGTGGTAAGTGGAATCTGTCCGAAATGCTATCAGAACTAA